In a single window of the Chloroflexi bacterium ADurb.Bin180 genome:
- the cysK1 gene encoding O-acetylserine sulfhydrylase: MGRIYEDITKTVGNTPLVRLNRITTNIDAVVLAKLEYFNPLSSIKDRIGVHMVESAERSGRLKPGSVIVEPTSGNTGIALAFVCAARGYKLILTMPESMSLERRTLLKALGAEVVVTPAVQGMTGAVAKANELAAENPQYLILQQFENPANPEIHRLTTAEEIWRDTDGRVDIVVAGVGTGGTITGVAEAIKARKPEFKAIAVEPAGSPVLSGGPAGPHRIQGIGAGFVPGVLRRDLIDEVIQVTDDDAFVMARRLAREEGIFAGISTGANAHAALQVAARPENRGKLVVFIACDTGERYLSTPLWASA; encoded by the coding sequence GTGGGACGCATCTACGAGGACATCACCAAAACCGTCGGCAATACGCCGCTGGTGCGGCTGAACCGCATCACGACCAACATCGACGCTGTCGTGCTGGCCAAGCTGGAGTACTTTAACCCGCTCTCCAGCATCAAGGACCGCATTGGCGTGCATATGGTCGAGTCAGCCGAGAGGTCGGGCCGGCTCAAGCCCGGGTCGGTCATCGTCGAGCCCACCAGCGGCAACACCGGCATCGCGCTGGCTTTTGTCTGCGCCGCCAGAGGCTACAAGCTGATCCTGACCATGCCCGAGTCGATGAGCCTGGAGCGGCGCACCCTGCTCAAGGCGCTCGGCGCGGAGGTCGTGGTGACCCCCGCCGTCCAGGGCATGACCGGTGCCGTGGCTAAAGCCAACGAGTTGGCTGCGGAGAACCCGCAGTACCTCATCCTGCAGCAGTTCGAGAACCCGGCCAACCCGGAGATCCACCGCCTGACCACCGCCGAAGAGATCTGGCGCGATACCGATGGCCGCGTGGATATCGTGGTGGCGGGAGTAGGCACTGGCGGCACCATCACCGGCGTCGCCGAAGCGATCAAGGCGCGCAAGCCAGAGTTCAAGGCCATCGCCGTCGAGCCGGCCGGGTCGCCGGTTCTCTCCGGCGGGCCGGCCGGTCCCCATCGCATTCAGGGCATTGGCGCGGGCTTTGTGCCGGGCGTGCTGCGGCGCGACCTGATCGATGAGGTGATCCAGGTGACGGATGACGATGCCTTTGTGATGGCGCGCCGGTTGGCGCGCGAAGAGGGCATCTTTGCCGGCATTTCGACCGGAGCCAACGCCCACGCGGCGCTGCAAGTGGCCGCGCGGCCCGAGAACAGAGGCAAGCTGGTGGTGTTCATCGCTTGCGATACGGGCGAGCGCTACCTCAGCACGCCGCTGTGGGCCAGCGCCTGA
- the nifU_1 gene encoding NifU-like protein: protein MYNDRILKHFANPHNVGEIKDADGVGQATGGEHCPEDLAYFWIKVQDGRISEVRQKTRGCPVAIAASSATAVLAEGKTLEEADKITCEAVAAVLGEMPDRKLDSIVGPKALKAALDDYRSRAH, encoded by the coding sequence ATGTACAACGACCGCATTCTGAAGCATTTTGCCAATCCGCACAACGTGGGCGAGATCAAGGACGCCGACGGAGTGGGTCAGGCGACCGGCGGCGAGCATTGCCCGGAGGATTTGGCCTACTTCTGGATCAAGGTGCAGGACGGCCGCATCAGCGAGGTGCGCCAAAAGACGCGCGGCTGCCCGGTGGCCATCGCTGCCTCCAGCGCCACGGCAGTGCTGGCCGAAGGCAAGACCCTGGAAGAGGCCGACAAGATCACCTGTGAGGCTGTGGCCGCGGTCCTGGGCGAGATGCCTGATCGCAAGCTCGATTCGATCGTCGGCCCGAAGGCGCTCAAAGCGGCCCTGGACGACTACCGCAGCCGGGCTCACTAG
- the cysE gene encoding Serine acetyltransferase produces MFDRLREDVQTVFDKDPAARSVWEVLTCYPGLHAVWFYRLANWLWRHHLRYPGRLVSHLARWFTGIEIHPGARLGRRVFIDHGMGVVIGETAEVGDDVLMYQGVVLGGTSLQKEKRHPTIGKNVTIGSGAIVLGPIVVGDNARVGAGSVVVRAVPPGATVVGVPARLTGTPDTSRATADLQHGDLPDPVVRAISESLDRQGKLEERLRALEKKLVSFHPSAAPVAVNGVVKPELAESIRAALNEVLDPEVGLSLVQMGFVSDVLVDEDHGVEVRLALDDPHCPMIEYLVDQVRRKVRCVNGVQHVLVTLLEAPPGQTAECQDAVTART; encoded by the coding sequence ATGTTCGACCGTTTGCGAGAGGATGTTCAAACTGTCTTTGACAAGGACCCGGCGGCACGCAGCGTCTGGGAAGTGCTGACCTGCTACCCGGGCCTGCACGCGGTGTGGTTCTACCGTCTGGCCAACTGGCTATGGCGGCATCACCTGCGCTATCCGGGGCGCCTGGTATCGCACCTGGCGCGCTGGTTCACCGGCATCGAGATTCACCCCGGCGCCAGACTGGGCCGGCGGGTCTTTATCGATCACGGCATGGGCGTGGTCATTGGCGAAACGGCCGAAGTGGGCGATGATGTGCTGATGTACCAGGGCGTGGTGCTGGGCGGCACCAGCCTGCAGAAGGAAAAGCGTCACCCGACCATCGGCAAGAACGTGACCATCGGCTCCGGGGCGATCGTGCTCGGCCCGATTGTGGTCGGCGACAACGCCCGGGTGGGCGCCGGATCGGTGGTGGTGCGTGCTGTGCCGCCGGGAGCCACGGTGGTGGGCGTGCCAGCCAGACTGACCGGCACGCCGGATACCAGCCGGGCAACGGCCGACCTGCAGCACGGTGACCTGCCCGACCCGGTGGTGCGCGCCATCAGCGAATCGCTCGACCGCCAGGGCAAGCTCGAGGAGCGCCTGCGCGCCCTGGAGAAGAAGCTGGTGTCGTTCCACCCCTCGGCCGCCCCGGTGGCGGTGAATGGAGTGGTCAAACCAGAACTGGCCGAGTCCATCCGCGCTGCTCTGAACGAGGTACTGGATCCGGAAGTGGGGCTGAGCCTGGTGCAGATGGGCTTTGTGTCTGACGTGCTGGTCGATGAGGACCATGGCGTGGAGGTTCGGCTGGCGCTCGACGACCCGCACTGCCCGATGATCGAGTACTTGGTCGACCAGGTGCGGCGCAAGGTCAGGTGCGTCAACGGTGTCCAGCACGTGCTGGTAACCTTGCTGGAAGCCCCGCCGGGTCAGACGGCAGAGTGCCAGGACGCGGTCACAGCTCGCACGTAG
- the iscS gene encoding Cysteine desulfurase, giving the protein MSDFVYLDNAASTRLDERVLEAMKPFFFDTYAVATSQFGYSPGIEAKDALEHARAGVAASLGAKTEELLFTSGGTESSNMALKGVAMALGEKKGKHIITTRIEDFPVLNSARFLERSGFRVTFLDVDEFGRIDLEALENAIAKDTILVSVQSANQEIGTLQDIPAVARIAHEHGVLVHTDATHSFPRVPLNVGQVPVDLVTLTAHLIHGPKGIGALYVRQGTPLTKWMDGGFQEFNLRAGEENIPAAVGFARAIQLATPEETARLQAMRDRVIARTLQIPHSRLNGHPFYRLPQNANVSFRFVEGESILLHLDMRGFGISTGSACFSRSLEASHVILGIGGNHERAHGSVRFTFGRFNREGDPDAVADAIAEVIAALREISPLGKEG; this is encoded by the coding sequence GTGTCCGATTTCGTCTATCTCGACAATGCCGCCAGCACCCGCCTGGATGAGCGGGTTCTGGAGGCGATGAAGCCATTCTTCTTTGATACCTATGCTGTGGCTACGTCCCAGTTCGGCTACTCACCGGGCATCGAAGCCAAGGACGCCCTGGAGCACGCCCGCGCTGGCGTCGCTGCGTCGCTCGGCGCCAAAACCGAAGAGCTGCTGTTCACCTCCGGCGGCACCGAGTCGAGCAATATGGCCCTCAAGGGCGTGGCCATGGCCCTGGGAGAAAAGAAGGGCAAGCACATCATCACCACGCGCATCGAGGATTTCCCGGTGCTCAACAGCGCCAGGTTCCTGGAGCGGAGCGGTTTTCGGGTGACCTTTCTCGACGTAGACGAGTTCGGCCGCATCGACCTGGAGGCGCTGGAGAACGCCATCGCCAAGGACACCATACTGGTGTCGGTCCAATCGGCCAACCAGGAGATCGGCACGCTGCAGGACATTCCCGCCGTGGCGCGCATCGCTCACGAGCACGGCGTGCTGGTGCACACCGATGCCACGCACAGCTTTCCGCGGGTGCCGCTCAACGTCGGCCAGGTGCCGGTGGATCTGGTCACTCTGACCGCGCACCTGATCCACGGCCCCAAAGGCATTGGCGCGCTCTATGTTCGCCAGGGCACGCCGCTGACCAAGTGGATGGACGGCGGATTTCAGGAATTCAACCTGCGCGCCGGAGAGGAGAACATCCCTGCGGCAGTGGGCTTTGCCCGGGCCATTCAACTGGCCACGCCAGAAGAGACGGCCCGCCTGCAGGCCATGCGCGACCGCGTGATCGCCCGCACGCTGCAGATCCCGCACTCGCGCTTGAACGGCCATCCGTTCTATCGGCTGCCGCAAAATGCCAACGTGTCCTTCCGGTTTGTAGAAGGTGAGTCGATCTTGCTGCATCTGGATATGCGCGGTTTTGGTATCAGCACCGGCTCGGCCTGCTTCAGCCGCTCGCTGGAGGCCAGCCACGTCATCCTGGGCATTGGCGGCAACCATGAGCGGGCCCACGGCTCGGTGCGTTTCACTTTTGGCCGCTTTAACCGCGAGGGCGACCCCGACGCCGTGGCCGATGCGATTGCCGAGGTGATCGCCGCGCTGCGCGAGATCAGCCCGCTCGGCAAAGAGGGTTAG
- the ftnA gene encoding Ferritin, which translates to MFSKKVQDAINEQINKELFSAYLYLSMAAWAEAHNLPGFGHWMKTQFKEETAHAMKFFDYVVDRGGTVTLKAIEQPEVEFKSATELFEKTLTHEKYVTSLIHNLYALAVKENDYPTQVLLQWYISEQVEEEKHASAILETLKAVGEKGQALVMMDHELGKRA; encoded by the coding sequence ATGTTCAGCAAGAAAGTACAGGACGCCATCAACGAGCAGATCAACAAAGAACTCTTCTCGGCCTATCTGTATCTGTCGATGGCCGCCTGGGCCGAGGCACACAACCTGCCCGGCTTTGGCCATTGGATGAAGACCCAGTTCAAGGAAGAGACCGCCCACGCGATGAAATTCTTCGACTATGTGGTCGACCGCGGCGGCACGGTCACGCTCAAGGCCATCGAGCAGCCCGAGGTCGAGTTCAAGTCGGCTACCGAGCTGTTCGAGAAGACACTCACGCATGAGAAGTATGTCACCAGCCTGATCCACAACCTCTATGCCCTGGCGGTCAAGGAGAACGACTATCCGACCCAGGTGCTGCTCCAGTGGTACATCAGCGAGCAGGTAGAAGAGGAGAAGCACGCCAGCGCCATTCTCGAGACACTCAAGGCCGTCGGCGAGAAGGGCCAGGCGCTGGTCATGATGGACCACGAGCTGGGCAAGAGGGCCTGA
- the nifU_2 gene encoding NifU-like protein gives MPLPYTETVMEHFRHPKNVGRIEDADAKAMEGSPACGDMVAVYLKVNPETKVIEDIKFESYGCASNIATGSIITELAKGKTIDEAKKITWKEAADALGGLPAIKAHCSVLAVDGLRAAIQNYEERHGLVTEKEPTTVELVIQRLKHVMNPVTGLDVVRTKLVKQVEVDNGRVHLVIDLPSTHQFAPNIREEIQEKIGHLWDVKQVDIEFTD, from the coding sequence ATGCCACTGCCCTATACCGAAACGGTAATGGAGCATTTTCGCCACCCGAAGAACGTCGGCCGCATCGAGGACGCCGATGCCAAGGCAATGGAGGGCAGCCCCGCCTGCGGCGATATGGTGGCGGTGTATCTCAAGGTCAATCCCGAAACCAAGGTGATCGAGGACATCAAGTTCGAGTCCTACGGCTGCGCCTCGAACATCGCCACTGGCTCGATCATCACCGAGCTGGCCAAGGGCAAGACCATCGACGAGGCCAAAAAGATCACCTGGAAAGAGGCCGCCGATGCACTGGGCGGACTGCCGGCCATCAAGGCCCACTGTTCGGTGCTGGCGGTGGACGGCCTGCGCGCGGCGATTCAGAACTATGAAGAGCGCCACGGCCTGGTGACGGAGAAAGAGCCGACCACGGTGGAATTGGTCATTCAGCGGCTCAAGCATGTGATGAACCCGGTCACCGGACTGGACGTGGTACGAACCAAGCTGGTCAAGCAGGTCGAGGTCGATAACGGCCGGGTCCATCTGGTGATTGACCTGCCATCGACGCACCAGTTCGCGCCCAACATCCGCGAAGAGATTCAGGAAAAGATCGGCCACCTGTGGGACGTCAAGCAGGTGGACATCGAGTTCACCGACTAG
- the tusA gene encoding Sulfurtransferase TusA, with product MPDIHVDIRDHGCPVGNVVDCRGQTCPIPLVEVRKALRRAKPGEVIEVLGTHPSSKKEIPMAVEALKAELISVEGTDTDWKILIRR from the coding sequence ATGCCCGACATTCATGTGGACATACGCGACCACGGCTGCCCGGTGGGCAACGTGGTGGATTGCCGCGGTCAGACCTGCCCGATCCCGCTGGTCGAGGTACGCAAAGCGCTGCGCCGGGCCAAGCCGGGCGAGGTGATCGAGGTGCTGGGCACCCATCCTTCGTCCAAGAAAGAGATCCCGATGGCGGTCGAGGCGCTCAAGGCCGAGCTGATCAGCGTCGAGGGCACGGACACCGACTGGAAGATCCTCATTCGCCGTTAG